The genomic segment GAACCAGTTGTTCATGCAGAGCTGTACGGGGAAACACGCGTGCGGCCTTAACGCCACTATCAAGGGTGACCGCAGTGAATCCGTGTTTCTCGACGACGTTCTTCACCCGGGCAGGCGTAAGCTGGTACTCGACGGCAGCAGAACGAATGGTGTGGACTTGTCGCTCCTTAACTTCGGTGAGGAAGACATCACCTGCCTCCATGGGAATATGCTGCTCGGCGTGGCGCTGAAACAGTTCAACGACAGCGCCGTAGTCCGGGTCCCCCACGAACTTCCGCAGCCAACGCCGCGCTACCCCGTAGATGTCCATGAATTCGGTGGCAGTTCCGATGGTTGCACGAACGTGTTGGGAAAGGAAAGACAGGACCGCTTCCTTGCCTTGCTTGGCAATCAGGTAGCCCTCCCGGCGGCATGAGGCATTCATGAATCCTTCCGGAATGCGGTTGCGCGCACTTCCGTCCTCAGGCAAATTTTTAAAATGCCCGATGACGGTGCAGAACTCTGCCGCCACATACGCTGGGAGTTCGTCCAGAAATTCAAACGCCTTTCCTTCACCGTTCACGCGGTTGGCGAAGTAAACATCAGCCTGGTCCGGCTCGCGAATTTCAGGAAGGTTCGAACCCAGCGCATCACCGCGACGTGCGATCCAAGCGGTAATATCGCTAGCAGAGATCGCCTCCAGTTCGCACCCGTGGATCGGACATGTGGCAATCACCATCCACCGCCACGCCGCACGCACGTAAGGACGTGTCACCGCGCGACCGTGCTCTGCAACCATGTCATGGCAAAGGCAATGGCGGCAAACTCGGAGATTTGCCATTTCCAACTGTGACCGCCGGATGGTCGTAGCCCCGAAACTCGTCACGTTGTGGCCCGTCAGCGCAAACCTTTGGAGGCGTCCTGCCGGAACGCCAGACCAAGCCGACAACAAGCCTGCAGTCTCCTCATCCATGGTCTGCAGCTTGGACAGGGGCAGGTTTGTCATCCAGCAAAACTCTTCCAGGTCACGGTAGCCGTTGGCCTTCGCCAGCCGGGAAGTGAACATTGCGTGGCACTCGTCATCGTGGAGAGCGATCTCGCGGGCAAGCTTTGAACCGAACATCATCACTTCTTTCGTTTGGCAACTGGTTTAGGAATGTCGGCGAGCGCGTTTTTGGGCACGATGTCCCGCCATTTGCTTCCACGGAAAGGGTTGTCCTGGGGCAGTGGTGCCTTGCGGACCTGGTAAACCACTTCAAAGTCAGCCAGCGTGACCTTGCGGCGATTGGCGTCAATCGCGGCAAAACAGGCTTTTTTGACGTCGTCACAGATCGTGCCGAAGCGTCCTTGTCCCGCCAGTATGAGGCGCGCCGGAAGCTCGTCCTTTTCAGTCCAACCAGGTTCAAGGCCCGCGTGCTTTACGACAATATTGGACAAAATCTGTTCAGCCGCCCGCAGGTCCCTTGGGTCTTTCAAGAGTTCGAGGCGAACGGTGTTAGAGCGATTACTCAGTTGATCATCACCGCCGCTGATGAAGTTTGCCAAGTCATCGACGCCAGAGAAGATGGCATGCAGTGGCCAGTTCTTAATCTGGAGAAGGCTCTTTACGTCGCTCTGAACGGATTTGATGGCGAACTCCGTGTTGTGAAGAACCGTGTCCTGCATTTCGTCGATATGCAGGTACTCCACCTTCTGATCTCGCAGCTGATCTTTCAGGAAATCGTACAGTTCCGGATTGCTAATCCGTTTATTACGAACGACAGCACCAAGCTCCTTCAGGATTTTGAGGGCAAGTTCCCTCGAACTGCAGGGCGACGGCGCTTCAATGCTGATCAAGCGGCGCACCCATTCGCCATCTTCATCCTGATACGGCTGGAAGCCCG from the Rhizobium acidisoli genome contains:
- a CDS encoding TniB family NTP-binding protein produces the protein MTDASIAMNAPTMTPSDRKLHLHKLYLRYAKYHEVSKHLDDLIANAKACREGGGFKERALFIIGESNTGKSRMLEELFREKAGFQPYQDEDGEWVRRLISIEAPSPCSSRELALKILKELGAVVRNKRISNPELYDFLKDQLRDQKVEYLHIDEMQDTVLHNTEFAIKSVQSDVKSLLQIKNWPLHAIFSGVDDLANFISGGDDQLSNRSNTVRLELLKDPRDLRAAEQILSNIVVKHAGLEPGWTEKDELPARLILAGQGRFGTICDDVKKACFAAIDANRRKVTLADFEVVYQVRKAPLPQDNPFRGSKWRDIVPKNALADIPKPVAKRKK
- a CDS encoding TniQ family protein yields the protein MMFGSKLAREIALHDDECHAMFTSRLAKANGYRDLEEFCWMTNLPLSKLQTMDEETAGLLSAWSGVPAGRLQRFALTGHNVTSFGATTIRRSQLEMANLRVCRHCLCHDMVAEHGRAVTRPYVRAAWRWMVIATCPIHGCELEAISASDITAWIARRGDALGSNLPEIREPDQADVYFANRVNGEGKAFEFLDELPAYVAAEFCTVIGHFKNLPEDGSARNRIPEGFMNASCRREGYLIAKQGKEAVLSFLSQHVRATIGTATEFMDIYGVARRWLRKFVGDPDYGAVVELFQRHAEQHIPMEAGDVFLTEVKERQVHTIRSAAVEYQLTPARVKNVVEKHGFTAVTLDSGVKAARVFPRTALHEQLVLEKQLLTTPEAASLLGCTWQFLDILLQQGHLPYHANSEDYARVFRRIARESVEGLLARMKAQRNCVSNDGLVSIHIATAICHCKVPEIVDLIFGGKLTKVSWSGDELLLKNLLVDPQEVLPHVTLDETENYLDVAALEKALRTTTATIDELLKREFLPVQMRRHPRTRVSQRFVHPVAVDAFLAKHISLSAMARENGKQIAGLKQTLDKKGINPIFEPTGKIARFYRRSDVRPLGLA